A genomic region of Streptomyces diastaticus subsp. diastaticus contains the following coding sequences:
- a CDS encoding ABC transporter ATP-binding protein: MAGRTAGGGTLTEGGGAAAGTGEEPMVRVRGLRRSYGTGEGAVHALRGVSFDIPRGELVALKGRSGSGKTTLLNLVGGLDEPDGGSLVVDGRELGGLGEKELLELRRDRIGFIFQSFGLIPVLSAAENVGVPLRLRRAEAAAREERVALLLSLVGLADHARQRPGELSGGQQQRVAIARALANRPALLIADEPTGQLDAETGLAVMELLRAVVRSERVTALVATHDTTLLGLADRVLELSDGELTEQ; encoded by the coding sequence ATGGCGGGACGGACAGCGGGGGGCGGCACGCTCACCGAGGGCGGGGGCGCGGCGGCGGGCACCGGGGAGGAGCCGATGGTCCGGGTCCGCGGGCTGCGGCGCTCGTACGGCACCGGGGAAGGCGCCGTGCACGCGCTGCGCGGCGTCTCCTTCGACATCCCCCGCGGCGAGCTGGTCGCCCTCAAGGGCCGCTCCGGCTCCGGCAAGACCACCCTGCTCAACCTCGTCGGCGGCCTCGACGAGCCCGACGGCGGCTCCCTGGTCGTCGACGGGCGCGAGCTGGGCGGCCTCGGCGAGAAGGAGCTGCTGGAGCTGCGCCGGGACCGGATCGGCTTCATCTTCCAGTCCTTCGGGCTGATCCCGGTGCTGAGCGCCGCCGAGAACGTCGGCGTCCCGCTGCGGCTGCGCCGCGCCGAGGCCGCCGCACGCGAGGAACGCGTCGCCCTGCTGCTCTCCCTGGTCGGCCTCGCCGACCACGCCCGCCAGCGCCCCGGCGAGCTCTCGGGCGGCCAGCAGCAGCGCGTGGCCATCGCCCGCGCCCTCGCCAACCGCCCCGCCCTGCTCATCGCCGACGAACCCACCGGTCAGCTCGACGCGGAGACCGGCCTCGCCGTCATGGAGCTGCTGCGCGCGGTGGTCCGCAGCGAGCGGGTCACCGCGCTGGTCGCCACCCACGACACCACTCTGCTCGGCCTCGCCGACCGCGTCCTGGAACTCTCCGACGGCGAGCTGACCGAGCAGTAG
- a CDS encoding SDR family NAD(P)-dependent oxidoreductase, with amino-acid sequence MSSTRRATRSPPPLAAGGGAVVNTASILGSAGFAGSPAHVAAEHGVAGPTKTAAAEYAAQGVRTNAVGPGFIDTPLLQSMEKQAYDDLVRLHPAGRLGRSEEVAEVIAFLLSRQASLVPGSHHLVDGGCTAP; translated from the coding sequence GTGTCCTCCACTCGACGCGCCACGAGGTCCCCGCCCCCCCTCGCGGCCGGCGGCGGCGCCGTCGTCAACACCGCCTCCATCCTCGGCTCGGCCGGTTTCGCCGGCTCGCCCGCCCACGTCGCCGCCGAGCACGGTGTGGCCGGCCCGACGAAGACGGCCGCCGCCGAGTACGCCGCCCAGGGCGTCCGGACCAACGCGGTGGGCCCCGGCTTCATCGACACCCCGCTGCTCCAGAGCATGGAGAAGCAGGCCTACGACGACCTCGTGCGGCTCCACCCGGCCGGCCGGCTCGGCCGCTCCGAGGAGGTCGCCGAGGTCATCGCCTTCCTCCTCTCCCGCCAAGCCTCCCTCGTGCCCGGCAGCCACCACCTGGTCGACGGCGGCTGCACCGCTCCCTGA